From Salvelinus namaycush isolate Seneca chromosome 24, SaNama_1.0, whole genome shotgun sequence, one genomic window encodes:
- the LOC120019295 gene encoding scavenger receptor class A member 3-like, giving the protein MKEIYCGYENQLFKEEDLTGEEEEMTSFRGRTRGGCVKCQQTRSLQLAVKVLYSFFAFLIIAVAVLASLVFRKVDNLSEKESFYHKKITKVQESIQDLSTASNCSDCFNVAHFSEEISRLKGEFEDLQKMILGQEQVLDQAFQTQQTLKSASSRMTRDMQNYSLSIRLINQTLERYVHQVDGWKAVITETDESMKTLSQDQYDLKATVNQVNTTVALSSLWMDALQRKTDEETLVLQKMTADWQNYSRVLSGLKSNSSTTTQMVRSVQSGISATHQRISMSSEIVHDLTLQVMHLQMQLDNVTSFMDEHEENMHDLHYHSKYYENRTGERFITMDARMNSIEMEIDTISSSINATVSHVQSMYKYINIESTSCQTRLGGHTEDLHNLNTTVLLLMHLADTLRQQYMLLSVRLDVDVRNLSMVMEEMKLVDTHHTHVIQNFTILKGAPGPPGPKGNRGEGGAKGPVGLTGNKGDKGLAGNRGPLGEKGFIGPEGAQGEPGPIGARGGVGIKGANGSVGQLGPRGERGEKGDIGTVGKDGLPGPKGPMGIQGQAGLPGVHGLPGPRGKPGPVGPHGTPGPPGLPAYPATVS; this is encoded by the exons ATGAAAG AAATCTATTGCGGATACGAGAACCAGCTCTTTAAAG AGGAGGATCTTactggggaggaggaagagatgactTCCTTTAGAG GAAGAACCAGAGGTGGCTGTGTGAAATGCCAGCAGACACGTTCTCTGCAGCTGGCCGTTAAAGTGCTGTACAGTTTCTTTGCCTTCCTCATCAtagcagtggcagtgctggcatcACTTG TGTTTAGGAAGGTCGACAACTTATCAGAAAAGGAATCCTTTTATCATAAGAAGATTACCAAGGTCCAGGAAAGTATACAAG ATCTTAGCACTGCCAGCAACTGCTCGGACTGCTTCAATGTGGCCCACTTCAGCGAGGAGATCAGTAGGCTGAAGGGGGAGTTTGAGGACCTCCAGAAGATGATCCTGGGTCAGGAGCAGGTCCTGGACCAGGCCTTCCAGACCCAGCAAACCCTGAAGTCAGCCAGCAGCAGGATGACCCGAGACATGCAGAACTACTCCCTGTCCATCAGGCTCATCAACCAGACCCTGGAGCGTTACGTACACCAGGTGGACGGATGGAAGGCAGTCATCACCGAGACGGACGAGAGCATGAAGACTCTGTCTCAGGATCAGTATGACCTCAAGGCCACGGTGAATCAGGTCAACACCACGGTGGCCCTCAGCTCCTTGTGGATGGACGCCCTGCAGAGGAAGACCGATGAGGAGACGCTGGTCCTGCAGAAGATGACCGCTGACTGGCAGAACTACAGCCGGGTGTTGAGCGGTCTGAAGTCTAACTCTAGCACCACCACTCAGATGGTGAGGAGCGTCCAGAGCGGCATCTCGGCCACGCACCAGAGGATCAGCATGAGCTCGGAGATAGTGCACGACCTTACCCTGCAGGTGATGCACCTGCAGATGCAGCTGGACAACGTCACCTCCTTCATGGACGAGCACGAGGAGAACATGCACGACCTCCACTACCACTCCAAGTACTACGAGAACCGGACGGGCGAGAGGTTCATCACCATGGACGCCCGCATGAACTCCATCGAGATGGAGATTGACACCATCTCGTCCAGCATCAACGCCACAGTGAGCCACGTGCAGAGCATGTACAAGTACATCAACATCGAGAGCACTTCGTGCCAGACGCGGCTTGGGGGCCACACGGAGGACCTGCACAACCTGAACACAACGGTGCTACTGCTGATGCACCTGGCTGACACCCTGAGGCAGCAGTACATGCTCCTGAGCGTCCGTCTAGACGTGGACGTCAGGAACCTGTCCATGGTCATGGAGGAGATGAAGCTAGTGGACACGCACCACACCCATGTCATCCAGAACTTCACCATTCTGAAAG GTGCACCTGGCCCACCAGGTCCAAAGGGCAACAGAGGGGAAGGAGGGGCCAAAGGTCCAGTTGGCCTGACAGGAAACAAAGGAGACAAAGGCCTAGCGGGGAACCGTGGCCCTCTGGGAGAGAAGGGCTTCATCGGGCCGGAGGGAGCTCAGGGGGAGCCAGGACCAATAGGAGCCAGAGGCGGAGTGGGGATCAAAGGGGCGAATGGTTCTGTGGGCCAGCTTGGCCCCcgtggagaaagaggagagaagggagatatAGGTACTGTTGGTAAGGATGGACTGCCAGGCCCCAAAGGGCCAATGGGAATACAGGGCCAAGCAGGGCTACCAGGGGTGCACGGGCTACCCGGTCCAAGAGGAAAGCCTGGGCCTGTTGGTCCACATGGAACCCCTGGCCCACCAGGCCTACCAGCTTACCCAGCCACAGTGTCTTGA